NNNNNNNNNNNNNNNNNNNNNNNNNNNNNNNNNNNNNNNNNNNNNNNNNNNNNNNNNNNNNNNNNNNNNNNNNNNNNNNNNNNNNNNNNNNNNNNNNNNNNNNNNNNNNNNNNNNNNNNNNNNNNNNNNNNNNNNNNNNNNNNNNNNNNNNNNNNNNNNNNNNNNNNNNNNNNNNNNNNNNNNggccctccgggataggtggccccacccggtggacccccgggaccctttcggtggtcttagtacaataccggcgacccccgaaaccttcccgatggccgaaagtggacttcctatatataaatctttaccttcagaccattccggaactcctcgtgacgtccgggatctcatccgggactccgaacaacttttgggttactgcatactaatatctctacaaccctggcgtcaccgaaccttaagtgtgtagaccctacgggttcgggagacatgcagacatgatcgagacgcctctccggtcaataaccaacagcgggatatggatacccatgttggctcccacatgctccatgatgatctcatcggatgaaccatgatgtcgaggattcaatcaatccgtatacaattccctttgtcaatcggtacgttacttgcccgagactcgatcgtcggtatcccaatacctcgttcaatctcgttaccggcaagtcactttactcgtgccgtaatgcatgatcccatgatcaaccacttgatcacattgagttcattatgatgatgcattaccgagtgggcccagagatacctctccgtcatacggagtgacaaatcctagtctcgattcgtgcaaacccaacagacactttcggagatacctatagtgtacctttatagtcacccagttacgttgtgacgtttggcacacccaaggcactcccacggtatccgggagttgcacaatctcatggtctaaggaaatgatacttgacattcggaaaagctacagcaaacgaactacacgatctttgagctatgcttaggattgggtcttgtccatcgcatcattctcctaatgatgtgattccgttatcaatgacatccaatgtccacagtcaggaaaccgcgactatcttttgatcaacgagctagtcaactagaggctcactagggacgtgttgtggtctatgtattcacacatgtattacgatttccggataacacaattatagcatgaacaatagacaattatcatgaacaaagaaatataataataaccattttattattgcctctagggcatatttccaacaagaaattCTCATCAAAGCGGTCGCTCAATCCTTGCCAACCTTTTTGATGGGTGTTTTTAAACTACCCGCAGGGCTCTGTGAAGATCTTATGAAAATGGTAAGAGAGTTTTAGTAGAGTGCTAGTAAGAATCAGCGGCGCACACACTGGATTTCCTGGGATTGCATGATCAGACCAAATACATGCGGAGGCATGGGCTTCCGAGACTTGCAGATTTTTAATCAGGCTCTATTGGCTAAGCACGCATGGAGATTATTAGAAAAACCTGATAGTCTTTGTGCCCAAGTGCTCAGGGCTAAGTACTACCCAAATGGGCCACTGGTAGACACCAGTTTTTACGGGTAATGCATCCTCCACTTGGAAAGCTATTGAGTACGGCCTCGAACTGTTGAAAAAAGAAATTATATGGCGCATAGGTAACGGTGCAAAGGTCCGGATATGGAGAGACCCATGGATTCCCCGTGGCACTTCATGCCGGCCCATTACCCCTAGAAGACGTTGCCGTCTCAAATGGGTTGCTGAACTGTTGAACACTGATGGAACATGGAACAGAAGGCTGCTACAACAATATTTTTATCAAGTTGACATTGACGTGATCATGAAAATCAAACCCTGTGAGGGCTGGAGTCTGACTTTGTGGCATGGTTTCCTGATAACCGCGGCTTGTTTTCCATGAAAAGTGCATACTCTCTTGGTTTACAGGAGAAAATGTCTACAAATGATTCTGGAGCGTCCAGCTTGTCCGGATGGCTGGCGCCCTGTCTGGGACTTGATTTGGAAGAGTCAAGCGCCGCCAAAAGTACGTATATTTGCATGGAAAGCTGCACATGAATCTCTAGCTACATAAGCTACAAAAAAATTGAAACACATGCAATCTCTTCAGGCTTGCACCATATGCGGTCATGACACGGAGGATGCTCATCATGCCCTCATTCGCTGCCCCCATGCAGCCGGCCTCTGGAATGCTATGAGAGAAGTTTGGGACCTCCCCAATGATGCCGACCTTCAGGATACTGAGACGGAATGGATCTTCCATCTCCTTGAGAAACGGAGTGTTCCCCAATGACTCTTCATTATGATGATCGTATGGCGGGCTTGGCATGTTCGCAATGAAGTAACCCACCATAAACCAGCGGTTCCAATTGAGGCCTCTCGTCGCTTCCTCGCCAGCTATGTGTCATCGCCATTGTCGTTGGAACAATACCCTGATGCGGACCTGACCAAAGGTAAACAGGTGGTGGATTATTTTGGTGAGCCCATATGGAAGCAGAAGGCCATACCACATGTGGAACATTGGACACCGCCAGCCCCCGGCCGCGCAAAACTCAACGTCGATGGGTCCTTTTTGCTCACGGATGGTACCGCTCGTGGGATGCTTCTCCGTGATCACACTGGGGCTGTGATGCTTGCTGCAATCAGAGGTTTTGGGAACTGCATGGACACGTTGGAGGCCGAGTTGGCAGCAATTCATGAAGGTATTATTTTAGCCCTCAATTGGACTACACTGGACATTGTGGTGGAGACCTATTGTGCCGAAGCTGTACAAATGATCTCAGCATCTGGGCAAGATTGATCAGCACATACTCATAAAGTGATGGAGATCAGATCGCTACTGGCTTAAGAAAGGAGGATCCATATAATCAAGATCAGGAGTAGTGTAAACATTGCTAGCCATACTCTTGCTCAAATGGGACGAACGCAACAGCGGACTGCGTGCTGGTTGCGCACGCCTCCCGACGAGATTGCGAGCATTGTTGCTGCTGATTGTAATCATAACCTGATAAATGAAACTctctttcccgcaaaaaaaaaaagaaacttaAATCGATTTGAAGCGCCTAACACAAAAGCTCATCGAACGAGGAGAAACAAAGCGCTCCGATCATTTGTGTTTTTCCGCTCTTTACATTCTGCCGGCAGCAAATCCAATCCCTGCATGCAAACGAGTCACGAGACAAAGCGTACTCTCTCTACCGCCTAGGCTACGCATGAACGAACTGATGGACGGCATCAGACCAGATCAGATCCTGCCGATGGGGATGATGCACTCGGTGGGGAACGCGTGGGGGTACCGCTTCCGGTCGGCGCAGTAGTCGTAGGTCATGTAGTTCATGCGCACCCAGTTGAGCGTCATCCAGCTCCACCAGTCCAGCCGCTGCGCCATccacgacgacgccgacgacggcagGTGGTCGCCGCCGCACCGCGTGGGCGACGCCCCGCCTTGCCAGACGCAGGCGCTGGTCGCGTCGAACCGCCGGTACGCGGCCACGAAGGGCGCCTCGGACCAGTCCGTCTTGACGCGCCCGCCCTGCGTCGCCCACTCCTCGGCGTTCCAGATGCTGGCGAAGACGTGCACCGGCTGCCGCGTCGGGAACGGCACCCAGTTCGCCTCGTTGTTCTTGAACACCCGGATCGGCGTCCCGTCGATGTACAGGCTGCATTCGATCAATCAATCGACAAGATCATGCATGTCAGGAAGGATGATGGATGGACCATTGATGAATGATGAAGATGGTGCTGTGGAGAAGAGATCTGTACATGATGTTGAGCGGGTTCCAGAGGATGGAGTAGGTGTGGAAGTCGGCGGTGGGGTCGAACCAGAGCACGAACTGCTGCTCCCGCTCGCCCTTGCCGTCGCTGAAGATGTTGGTGTGCAGGATGTAGGGCTCGCCGCTCACGTTGCCCAGGAACTCGAAGTCCACCTCGTCGTGCCGCGCGCCACCCGTGCAGATCTGCACCAACGTCGATTATCTTTCTTATTAGTTATACACTGAAATGGAACGCAAAGAAGATTTAACGTGGACACCATGAACTACATATGCTCAAAGGGGCACAACAATTCCAGATTCTGTCGCCCGAAGAATACAGAATCAAGGTTGCTTCTCCTGAAGAATACATACAATATTCAGATAGTGTTTAGTCGGCCTTAGTGGAATCCACGTAAGAACAAACCTGGCTGTTCATGCCTAAGAATAGCCTGGCTAGTTCACCATGACTACTTATGCCCGAGAAAATTATTGTTTTCCCCTCCTCAAAACGGCAGAATAGTTTCAGATTCTGTCGCCTGAATAATGCAGAACCAGACTCTATCTCCTGAAGAATACAGTATTCAGATGGTGTCTAGTCGGGCTTACTGGAATTCACGTCTAAGACAGACCCGGCTAGTTGAGCATGaatgtttctttaatagaattcaAGACTTAATTAAGACAATGTACACCATGTGTTAACTGCCGGGAGAGGACGatgctctctctctctgtttttttATGGTGACGCTCTCACATTTTTCAAAAGAACATGAAATTCTGTCGTATCCTTAGGCTTTAGGACATGTAGGTACACACAATTAAGTGTAGCAC
This portion of the Triticum dicoccoides isolate Atlit2015 ecotype Zavitan chromosome 7A, WEW_v2.0, whole genome shotgun sequence genome encodes:
- the LOC119332649 gene encoding probable xyloglucan endotransglucosylase/hydrolase protein 23, coding for MPRGSICWLLLAVALAAAAVEAGRSRSLHRDFDAVWGKRNARFFDDGRVVELALDRETGSRLESKDRYLFGRFDLDIRLVAGESAGTITSFYICTGGARHDEVDFEFLGNVSGEPYILHTNIFSDGKGEREQQFVLWFDPTADFHTYSILWNPLNIILYIDGTPIRVFKNNEANWVPFPTRQPVHVFASIWNAEEWATQGGRVKTDWSEAPFVAAYRRFDATSACVWQGGASPTRCGGDHLPSSASSWMAQRLDWWSWMTLNWVRMNYMTYDYCADRKRYPHAFPTECIIPIGRI